From a single Drosophila sulfurigaster albostrigata strain 15112-1811.04 chromosome 3, ASM2355843v2, whole genome shotgun sequence genomic region:
- the LOC133840829 gene encoding cell adhesion molecule Dscam2 isoform X5 — protein sequence MWISSRLFVICLLLRFDATISEPFETHLRGPGFVMEPPGRVEFSNSSGGWLDCSASGSPQPTIDWVHADGTAVTEIHGVRRVLRNGTLVLMPFAAAAYHQDIHNTIYRCIASNSVGRIVSRDVQVRAVVAQAYKVDVEVLSASRGCTAILRCVVPTFVKELVRVVSWVHEPAIYIYPSLQGDGKFHLLPTGELLIHNLQESDESQSFRCRSMHRLTRQVVVSSPTRLRINSHRGIISPSVVEHTSHVQVSQDEGAVLLCVAQGCPSPEYSWYTQNGAGPLPVLSGPRVRLLGPILAIEAVTGEDSGVYKCTASNVGGEASAELRLTVATPIQVEISPNVLSVHMGGTAEFRCVVTSNGSPVGMQNILWYKDGRQLPSSGRIEDTLVVPRVSRENRGMYQCVVRRPEGDTFQATAELQLGDAPPVLLYSFIEQTLQPGPAVSLKCSAAGNPTPQISWTLDGFPLPSNGRFMIGQYITVHGDVISHVNISHVMVEDGGEYSCIAENRAGRVEHAARLNIYGLPYIRLIPKVTAVSGETLNLKCPVAGYPIEEIHWERGGRELPDDIRQRVQPDGSLTISPVQKHTDSGVYTCWARNKQGHSARRSGEVTVIVPPRLSPFQTSILQLNMGDRASLTCSVVKGDLPLTINWRKDSRPIDPTQHMSVKQVDQYNSILVIDNLGSDHTGNYSCVVRNSAAEVENSQALLVNVPPRWIVEPVDANVERNRHIMLHCQAQGVPTPSIVWKKATGSKSGEYEEVRERPFTKLLGNGSMLLQHVKEDREGFYLCQANNGIGTGIGKVIQLKVNSSPYFSSTSRSVTVKKGDTALLQCAVSGDKPINIVWMRSGKNTLNPSTNYKISVKQDATPDGVSAELQIRTVDATDSGPYFCRATNLYGNDQQLVQLQVQEPPQPPSVLEAAMISSRSVNLKWQPKALSSGDVSKYIVEYREAEATLFIDQWQHIEVKDPPSYNALIENLKPATRYAFRVIAEGNAGRSAPSQELIVRTEPQRPAGPPLSLSARPLSSTELLISWVAPLPELRHGDIQGYNVGYRLASSGNTAYNYTSVSGDGEGGNGELLLSGLSKFARYSIVVQAFNQVGPGPLSEPTAAQTMEDVPSRSPEDVRCAALTSQSLQVSWQPPPIYHTNGLLQGYKLIFEPIIDDIVPNKDEVESRKTTALTTVLTGLRKYTNYSIQVLAHTRMGDGVLSKPLYCHTEEDVPEAPSDIKVVVSSPQSLYVSWLPPTEPNGVITKYSLYTRVVNGREELNNEKRSLPSQQAYYEAKNLHPHMEYQFWVTASTRVGEGKSSRVASQITTNRVPARIISFGGAVVRPWRSTVTLPCTAVGKPKREWFKADVALRQGGLHNSQLLDTGDLIISSLQLADSGNYSCQVDNGIGTDRLTHMLLVQVPPSAPVLYVTSATSSSILMHWKCGFTGNAPITGYTLFYRRATGNTDEMQLSRHASSHELKGLVCGSTYQIHLNAHNKVGSSPASIMLHVRTQGQAPGLPATSSLLAPNSTSVLIRLHTWPDNGCPLMYFVLQYRAVTDDPDKEWILVSNALKPQRRVVISNLQSSTLYQLRMEAHNVAGVSPAEFSFVTLTKDGDPPPPEIVQRGQRGPSVFYGNINLLIPTIAAVSGMICTIALVIICYRHKQSNHIQKESLENRANSEAAQRERYYATIHKVSMQNNDKIPETSEDISPYATFQLSEAGNLSQPHHGGPANTLLHSFMYHERALAEGCSSPPPAAVLKQPTTTTTTTTTTHHYHHHNQRPQKTIHNYYQTSPFHNISKNRRRHSRKTEPESEESESDQDQLTSSRTESSNQHEGKIKHSIIYHGAQSSTSSDLSPMSEQKSLPRRGRSRAGILRTLHPLQLQAECTAGAAFHHGERDAEHIELAEVECDVDTIKKLKLGQRSSLWSRPNSTTSQLQQEHQQQQQQQQQQQQQQQQQQRQQQQPPHKRAHSKSPQPQQQQPLQQQRPQQHSPAPGQKLLSEKSDYSISV from the exons ATGCAACGATTAGCGAACCCTTCGAAACACATTTGCGCGGCCCCGGCTTCGTCATGGAGCCGCCGGGCCGCGTGGAGTTCTCGAACTCATCGGGAGGCTGGCTGGACTGCTCCGCCTCGGGGAGTCCACAGCCAACGATCGATTGGGTGCATGCGGATGGCACGGCGGTCACAGAGATACACGGCGTGAGGCGGGTGCTGCGGAACGGGACGTTGGTGTTGATGCCATTCGCGGCGGCTGCCTATCATCAGGATATACACAATACGATCTATCGTTGCATTGCCAGCAACTCGGTGGGTCGCATTGTGTCGCGGGATGTGCAAGTGCGAGCGG ttGTGGCGCAGGCCTACAAAGTGGATGTGGAGGTATTATCAGCGTCGCGCGGCTGCACCGCCATTTTGCGTTGTGTGGTGCCCACGTTTGTCAAGGAATTGGTACGAGTGGTCTCGTGGGTTCATGAACCCGCTATCTACATCTATCCCTCGCTGCAAGGCG ATGGCAAATTCCATTTGCTGCCAACCGGAGAGCTGCTAATCCATAATCTGCAGGAAAGCGACGAATCGCAATCCTTTCGCTGTCGCAGCATGCATCGTTTGACCCGTCAGGTTGTTGTCAGCTCGCCCACACGATTGCGTATTAATT CGCATCGCGGCATCATTTCGCCAAGCGTTGTGGAGCACACGTCTCATGTGCAGGTGTCGCAGGACGAGGGCGCGGTGCTTCTGTGCGTGGCACAGGGTTGTCCTTCGCCCGAATACAG cTGGTACACTCAGAATGGCGCTGGGCCATTGCCCGTTTTAAGTGGACCACGTGTGCGTCTGCTCGGACCCATATTGGCCATCGAGGCCGTGACCGGCGAGGATTCGGGTGTCTACAAGTGCACGGCAAGCAATGTGGGTGGCGAGGCGAGCGCCGAGTTGCGCCTAACGGTGGCCACGCCCATCCAAGTGGAAATCTCACCGAATGTGCTGAGCGTGCACATGGGGGGCACGGCCGAGTTCCGATGTGTGGTGACCAGCAATGGGAGCCCGGTGGGCATGCAGAATATCCTGTGGTACAAGGACGGCAGGCAGTTGCCCTCATCCGGTCGCATCGAGGATACGCTGGTGGTGCCGCGTGTCAGCCGTGAGAATCGTGGCATGTATCAGTGTGTGGTGCGACGGCCCGAGGGCGATACATTTCAGGCCACCGCCGAGCTGCAACTGGGCG ATGCACCGCCTGTGCTGCTCTATAGCTTCATTGAGCAAACGCTGCAGCCGGGACCAGCTGTGAGCCTCAAATGCTCTGCAGCCGGCAATCCAACGCCGCAAATTTCATGGACATTGGACGGATTTCCGCTGCCATCAAACGGAAG ATTTATGATCGGACAATACATCACGGTGCATGGAGATGTAATTAGTCATGTTAACATAAGCCATGTCATGGTCGAGGATGGCGGAGAGTATTCCTGCATAGCCGAGAATCGTGCGGGTCGAGTGGAGCATGCGGCCCGCTTGAATATTTATG GTCTGCCCTACATTCGGCTGATACCAAAGGTGACCGCTGTCTCGGGTGAGACATTGAATCTGAAATGCCCCGTGGCCGGCTATCCCATCGAGGAGATACACTGGGAGCGTGGCGGACGCGAGCTGCCCGATGATATACGTCAGCGTGTGCAGCCGGACGGCTCGTTGACCATCAGTCCGGTGCAGAAGCATACGGATTCCGGTGTCTACACGTGCTGGGCCCGTAACAAACAGGGTCACAGTGCTCGGCGCAGTGGCGAGGTGACGGTCATAg TGCCGCCGCGTCTGAGTCCCTTTCAAACATCGATACTACAACTGAATATGGGCGATCGCGCCTCCCTCACCTGTTCGGTGGTCAAAGGCGACCTCCCGCTGACCATTAACTGGCGCAAAGACAGCCGACCCATCGATCCCACACAACACATGTCGGTGAAGCAGGTGGATCAGTATAATAGCATTCTGGTCATTGACAATCTGGGCAGCGATCACACCGGCAACTATTCGTGTGTGGTGCGAAACTCGGCGGCGGAGGTGGAGAACTCGCAGGCGCTTTTGGTCAATG TGCCACCACGTTGGATTGTGGAGCCCGTCGATGCGAATGTGGAGCGCAATCGTCACATAATGCTGCACTGCCAGGCTCAGGGCGTGCCCACGCCCAGTATAGTGTGGAAGAAGGCAACGG GCAGCAAATCTGGCGAATACGAGGAGGTGCGAGAGCGTCCTTTCACCAAGCTGCTGGGCAATGGCtcgatgctgctgcagcacgTGAAGGAGGATCGCGAGGGCTTCTATCTGTGTCAGGCCAACAATGGCATTGGCACGGGCATCGGAAAGGTCATACAGCTGAAAGTGAACT CCTCGCCATACTTCTCATCCACTTCACGCTCGGTTACAGTCAAGAAGGGCGACACAGCGCTGCTGCAGTGCGCCGTCAGCGGCGACAAGCCGATTAACATTGTGTGGATGCGTTCGGGCAAAAACACATTGAATCCATCAACCAATTACAA AATATCTGTGAAGCAAGACGCAACTCCCGACGGCGTTTCAGCTGAGCTGCAAATACGCACCGTGGATGCCACCGACAGTGGACCGTATTTCTGTCGTGCCACCAATCTCTATGGCAACGATCAGCAGCTGGTGCAGTTGCAAGTGCAGGAGCCGCCACAACCTCCAAGTGTGCTCGAGGCAGCCATGATCAGCAGTCGCTCTGTAAATCTCAAGTGGCAACCCAAAGCGCTGAGCTCAGGTGATGTCTCCAAATACATTGTGGAGTATCGCGAGGCAGAAG CCACGCTCTTCATCGATCAGTGGCAGCACATTGAAGTCAAGGATCCGCCTAGTTATAATGCGCTCATTGAGAATCTCAAGCCTGCTACTCGCTATGCCTTCCGAGTGATTGCTGAGGGTAATGCTGGACGCAGTGCGCCCAGCCAGGAGCTGATAGTTCGCACAGAGCCACAGCGTCCAGCTGGTCCACCGCTGAGTCTCTCAGCACGTCCGCTTTCCTCGACTGAGCTGCTCATCAGTTGGGTGGCGCCTTTACCCGAGTTGCGCCACGGCGACATCCAAGGCTACAATGTAGGCTACAGACTGGCAAGTTCTGGTAATACGGCGTACAACTACACCTCCGTTTCGGGTGATGGAGAAGGCGGCAATGGCGAGTTGCTCCTGAGCGGTCTCTCGAAATTCGCACGCTACAGCATCGTGGTGCAGGCCTTCAACCAAGTGGGTCCCGGACCGCTGTCAgagccaacagcagcacagACCATGGAGGATG TTCCAAGTCGCTCGCCGGAGGATGTGCGTTGTGCTGCGTTGACTTCGCAGTCGCTGCAGGTTTCGTGGCAGCCGCCTCCAATTTACCACACTAATGGTTTGTTGCAGGGCTACAAGTTGATCTTTGAGCCCATCATCGATGATATTGTGCCCAACAAGGACGAGGTGGAGTCCCGCAAGACCACAGCTTTGACCACAGTGCTGACTGGACTGCGAAAGTACACCAACTACAGCATCCAAGTACTCGCTCACACTCGCATGGGAGATGGCGTGCTGTCCAAGCCTCTTTACTGCCACACCGAGGAGGATGTGCCCGAGGCACCGTCGGACATCAAAGTAGTGGTTAGTTCTCCCCAATCGCTCTATGTCTCCTGGCTGCCACCCACAGAGCCGAATGGCGTCATCACAAAGTACAGTCTGTACACGAGGGTTGTGAATGGCCGCGAGGAGCTGAACAATGAGAAACGCAGTCTGCCCTCGCAGCAGGCGTATTACGAGGCCAAGAATCTGCATCCCCACATGGAGTATCAGTTCTGGGTGACGGCCTCGACCCGTGTGGGCGAGGGCAAGAGTTCGCGCGTTGCTTCGCAGATAACCACGAATCGCGTGCCTGCTAGAATCATTTCATTCGGCGGTGCTGTGGTGCGTCCTTGGCGCTCAACTGTCACGCTGCCCTGCACAGCGGTGGGCAAACCCAAACGCGAGTGGTTCAAGGCGGATGTGGCTCTGCGCCAAGGGGGATTGCACAACTCTCAGCTGCTGGATACGGGCGATTTAATCATCTCCAGCTTGCAACTAGCAGACAGTGGGAATTACAGTTGTCAGGTGGACAACGGCATTGGCACCGATCGCCTCACTCACATGCTGCTCGTCCAGGTGCCGCCCTCGGCTCCCGTTTTGTATGTGACCAGCGCCACCTCGAGCAGCATTCTGATGCACTGGAAGTGCGGCTTCACTGGCAACGCACCCATCACGGGTTACACGCTCTTCTATCGCCGTGCCACTGGCAACACGGATGAGATGCAGTTGTCCCGACATGCTTCTAGTCACGAACTGAAAGGTTTGGTCTGTGGCAGCACTTATCAGATCCATTTGAATGCCCACAACAAGGTGGGCAGCTCACCTGCCAGCATAATGCTGCATGTACGTACTCAGGGACAGGCTCCAGGATTGCCTGCAACGAGTAGCTTGCTGGCACCTAACTCCACTTCGGTGCTGATTCGACTTCACACCTGGCCGGACAATGGCTGTCCACTCATGTACTTTGTGCTGCAGTATCGCGCAGTGACCGACGATCCCGACAAGGAGTGGATACTGG TTTCCAATGCCTTGAAACCTCAAAGACGTGTTGTCATTTCGAATCTGCAATCATCGACGCTTTATCAGCTGCGAATGGAGGCACATAATGTGGCGGGAGTGTCGCCGGCAGAGTTTAGCTTTGTGACGCTGACCAAGGATGGCGATCCGCCACCGCCGGAGATTGTGCAGCGTGGTCAGCGCGGTCCAAGCGTGTTCTATGGCAACATCAATTTGCTGATACCGACTATAGCAGCTGTCTCTGGGATGATATGCACCATAGCCTTGGTCATAATTTGCTATCGTCATA AACAAAGCAATCACATACAAAAGGAATCACTTGAGAATCGCGCCAACTCAGAGGCAGCGCAGCGTGAACGCTACTATGCCACCATCCACAAGGTTTCCATGCAGAACAATGACAAAATTCCGG AAACCTCTGAGGACATTTCGCCATATGCCACCTTCCAATTGTCGGAGGCGGGCAACTTGTCGCAACCGCATCACGGCGGTCCGGCCAACACGCTGCTGCACTCGTTCATGTACCATGAGAGGGCTCTGGCCGAGGGCTGCTCGTCGCCACCACCAGCTGCGGTATtaaaacaaccaacaacaacaacaacaaccaccaccaccacccaTCATTACCACCACCATAACCAACGTCCACAAAAGacaattcataattattatcaGACCTCACCGTTTCATAATATC TCCAAGAATCGACGACGCCACTCACGCAAAACCGAACCGGAGAGCGAGGAGTCCGAGTCGGATCAGGATCAACTGACTTCCAGCCGGACCGAGTCTTCCAATCAGCACGAGGGCAAAATCAAGCACA GCATCATCTACCATGGAGCACAATCAAGCACATCCTCCGATCTGTCACCAATGTCCGAACAAAAATCATTGCCACGACGCGGTCGCTCCAG AGCTGGCATCCTGCGCACGCTGCatccgctgcagctgcaggcCGAGTGCACCGCTGGTGCCGCCTTCCACCACGGCGAACGCGATGCCGAGCACATAGAGCTGGCCGAGGTTGAGTGCGATGTGGACACAATCAAAAAGCTGAAGCTGGGACAGCGTTCGTCGCTCTGGTCGCGTCCCAATTCGACCACATCTCAGTTGCAGCAggagcatcaacagcagcagcagcagcagcagcagcaacaacagcagcagcagcaacagcaacgtcaacagcagcaaccaccgCATAAGCGAGCACATTCAAAGTCACCgcaaccgcaacagcagcagccattgcaacaacaacgcccaCAACAACATTCCCCAGCTCCAGGCCAGAAATTGCTTAGCGAGAAATCGGATTATTCGATATCAGTGTGA